One genomic segment of Mycolicibacterium chubuense NBB4 includes these proteins:
- a CDS encoding DUF6131 family protein, translating into MIILGIILLIAGFLLKISLLWTIGIILVIVGAILAILGATGRAVGGRRHYF; encoded by the coding sequence ATGATCATCCTCGGCATCATCCTGCTCATCGCGGGATTCCTCCTCAAGATCTCGCTGCTCTGGACCATCGGCATCATCCTCGTGATCGTCGGTGCCATCCTGGCCATCCTGGGCGCCACCGGACGCGCCGTCGGCGGACGTCGCCACTACTTCTGA